Part of the Salvelinus sp. IW2-2015 linkage group LG7, ASM291031v2, whole genome shotgun sequence genome, TTTTAACCTTTTTATAGTTTTTATACATCACAGTTTATTCAAATCTATGTATACACTGAGGAACTACGATATATGAGTATGAAACAATAACGTACACACGGGGGGGGTGATTACCAACTTAATGCTATCCCTTTGAATGAAATGTCTGTGTATACTGTTCATGGATTTTCAAATACACCCTTGTCAACTCCTTACAAAATGATGAAACTTTTAAACCGCATTGACAATACCTTTTAAACCACATTAACAATGTAGAATCATTTACATTTGAGATTGTTTGGGTGTACCAAAAAGGGCTGGCACAGTAATGTGCTCGGTTTCACTTCTGGTGGCAAATAACTATAAAGACTTGTGGTATATTTTAAAGAGCAGCATCACAGGTTTCAAGTTTAAGATTGTTGTAAGAACACACAAAACATTGATGTCTGATCTTTTGATGTACTTTCCTGTAGATAACTAGCGTTAGGATAGATGGTAAGAGGGATATAAAAATAGGATgaaaagaggaaagaaagagtTAAAATGTATACAGACTGAAGTTTGATATCCAGATGAACTAGTCACAAGGACAAGGTAAGTGAATCCTCCAGTCTAGCACATAGACTTTGAGGAGGATGAAGGATGGCTTAAAACATCGGATCACGAGGCAGACGTTGAACAAAACACGGGACAGGGGATGAGTCAGCTGAATCACAGAGGAGCAGGACTTTATGCAAGGAGTGTCCTTGGCGTTTTAAAGCCCTAAGCCTGGCTAGGAGAGGGTGAGGGTGTCTGGTGGTTTTGATACCTCTGTGGTCTTTCATACGGAGATTCGCTGGACATTCCCAGATTAGTTGGTCGCAAAAAGACTTGGTTTATTGGATCTGTTTCTTTGCAAcagatacatacattttacagactGCAGGATTGTAgagtaaaaatgtgtgtgtgtgtgcagtgtagtGGTTAGGGCACAGTAACACTGGCACTGTCCTTGCTCTTGTCCACACAGCAGGTAGGAGAGGGGCCTTTGTCTGTGGCAGCAGATCCTGTACCAGAAGGGGTCTGGGCACTGGAGGAGTGACCTGGTGGTTTGGCTGAAGGGTCAGAGGTAGACTCCGCCTCTGGTTCCTGCTGAGAAGCTGTTGCTGTAGGAACAGAGGGAGGCAAACATGAAACATAAGTTcagattgtattttattttactgagagagagctaaagagagtgtgtaatgtgtatggcATGTTGGTGCCTGAAGTTTTAGTGCACAGGCACTTYCTTCTATGCATTCGTGCAAATTACGTTGCTTGTGTATGTAATACCTGACTGTGTGCAGGACTTCATGTGTTCTGGCCAGTGGGCTTGCTGGCAGGGGTAGTCACAGTAGCTGGTGTTCCAGCAGCAGTAGAATATGGCCTCCTTCCTGCAGTTGGCACACCACTGCTTTTTCTTGGTGTCATCCACCGCCTGCTGTTTCTCCACCTCCATCTGCTTCTTCACCTCCGCCACCAGGCgctccctctcctgctccagaCTCTGTCTCATCTCCGCCATAGTCAGTTCTACACGGCACACATAGACATTTAGAAAACAATAGAATTCACATTATATTGAAAATAATGAATTATTAATATGAATGTAACGATGCCTGTTTTATGATTACAACACAGGAATTGAATGAGTATATTATACATACAGCTATAATGCATACACTTGCATTATTAAGATGTCAGAAAACACAGATATGAAGTCCATCTCATACATACATGAATTGGCTGACACAGACTGGTTGGCTGAAGTCGTGCRTTTTGATTCTGTACGGTCAGATTgcgagcaacaatgacaagaacctgtcatgtggggaatcgtaggtggctttcagctagttttatcttgttgttgataccatgtcttgttttgaggtgctTTGACTGACTTCATGTCAATGYGAATATGGCTCAAATTTACTAGCCAGCTAACCAACCAACAACTCTAACAATGTACAGTRccggcccgccacaaggaatcGCTAGAGCAAGGAAATCCcatccggccaaaccctcccctaacccggacgacgctgggccaattgtgcgccgcctcatgggtctcccggtcatggccggctgtgacacagcctgggattgaacccaggtctgtagtgacgcctcaagcacggcgatgcagcgccttagaccgctgcgccactcgagaggccccaaccttgtctgttttgccccatagttgcgcacacaacgcttttgttgctaaacaaccaaccagtctatagacaaacatatatatatataatgatacCAACCTAAAAGAGGTGCATATTTGTAAGGAACAAGTGGAACAAACCAAGATTGTGCTTCATCTCTGAAAGCTCTTGCTGATGTAGCCACTGAAGTTTCTCAATCTCTATCCTCAGCCGCCGGATCTGTGCAAAAATATTCAACAGTTGTCACAAAGCagtgagacaggggagagagaggttgatCTATTTTATGGACTCAACCAAAAGTCTGTTCACCGTAGCCCTCACCTCTGCGATTGTGTTTCCTGAAGTGCTTTTGGAAAGGTCGTTGTAGATTTCTGTCATCGTTCCTTTTATCGTTTCCATCATCTGAAAAGTTCCGGTGAGATTATTACAACTAACAGATTGATGTCAGACAGGTAACTTTCCAGAtcaataaaacacaaatataatcTGTGAATCTATAAACTTCCCTCTGTAAAGTACATTMATTCTGTGTGAAGCAGGCATATAGCATCTTGCTGACTCACTTTGTTGGTGTACTTTGCTATGTCAGCTGCCACATCTGCTGAAGCTGTGGGGATCTGAAAGTCTCCTGCCAGGTAAGAYGAGGAGGAGGAGGCACCAGAGGTGACCAAGGTGACTGATGAGGTGGAGGTCTGGGGACCATCTTTCTGTTGCACGGCTGCAAAACACAGAAGAGGGAAAAGGAatgaaaataaacattcaatAGCTCATATTAACTAAGATGAGATGAATGTGTGTAAAGAATTTGGGGAGTTGTGAGTTTCTATGTACCTTTTGCTGCTTGTCTGGTCTGGTAGCGCATACTGGAAGATGCCGGCAACTGCTGCTGTGACTGGAGCTGCTGTGGGCTGCGTGTCTGTGCCTGGGTCTGCGTCGGCACCTGGACCGGAACAGGaacctgtgtttgtgttggcGTAGACGgctgctcctcctgctgctgctgccgctgcacCTTCTGCATGTGCCACTTCTGGGACGACGTCTGGAACTTGTTGGCCGGGTTCCACACCACCGTACGCTGCACTGCCTGAGCCGTCTCTTTGGGCAGCAGAGGGCGCTGTTTCTTCACTGCCGAGGCGGCggaggagagggtgggggcaGAGGTGGGGGCTGGAGAGGGGGTGGTGCTGAGGGCCGTGTTGGGCTGACCAGAGCCTGTGCTGGAGGGCAGGTTGAGTGGAGGGTTGATGAGTGGCTGACTGGGGTCTTTGAGGTTGGACAAAGTGGCAGAGGCTGGAGAGGGTGTCACCGCGGCAGGGAATTTTCCTGGTCGGAGAAGAAATRACACTGATTAAATAACAGAACAATCACGTGTTTTCCTCCTTTCTGCTGAGCCTTTAGGCCTCAGTCTCTTACAAATGTCTGATACAAAGCAACTAGGGTGGACAAATCAAATGAAACAAGACAATAACTGAACCCTCACCTTCCAGCTTGGTGCCAAGGGGCTCCTTCATGGCCTTAGCGACTACAGCCCCTGGCTCCCTCCTGGCCTTACGGTCGCGACCCCCCTGTTCATCCCCCAGGTCAATAACCAGCTCCCTCTCCGAGTCGGAGTCCTGGTCTGGGCCAGCAAGGGTCCGGGGTGCGCCTGCCCTCCCCTCTGGGGCCTTGGGCATGTCTGTGGGGGGCTGAGTCTGGGGCGTCCTAGGCTTCTCCTGGGAGTCTCTCTCTGGGCCATTGATGCCCTGTCTGTCTTTGAGCAGGGCTTCAGAGTTTTTTTTATCCCTGGTCTCTGTGACTGCTTCCTTGTCCTCTCCCTGTGCGCTCGCCTTGKGCCTCTTCCTTGACTCCCTCTCTGCTTTGTCCTTGTCGTCATGGGTGGCGCTCTTCTGTCTGTGCTCCTCATCRCTAAGGTACTCGCTGTCGCTGGAGTCAGACTTTTCGGAATCCTCTGAGTCACTGTGTTCCACGCCCTTATACACGTCCTCAGAGATCCCATCAATGCCTGCACAAGGACAAAGAAACAATAcatagtgtttttctttatttttacattgtagaataatagtgaagacatcaaaactatgaaataacacatatggaatcaaatgAGTATTgactaaatcaaaatatatttMatattttagattcttcaaagtagccaccctttgccttgatgacagctttgcacactcttggcattctctcaactagcttcatgaggtagtcacctggaatgcatttcaattaacagttgtgcattgttaaaagttaatttgtggaatttctctccttcttattgcatttgagccaatcagttgtgttgtgacaaggtaggggtggtataYctatttggtaaaagaccaagtccatattatggcaagaacagatcaaataagcaaagggaaacgacagtccttcagtactttaagacatgaaggtcagtcaatccgtaaaacatttcaagaactttgaaagtgtcttcaagtacagtcgcaaaaaacatcaagcgcttcagaggataagttcattagagttaccagcctcagaaattgtagcccaaataaatgcttcacagaattcacctaacagacatctcaacaactgttcagaggagactgcgtgaatcaggccttcatggtcRAATTTcagcaaagaaacccctactaaaggacaacaataagaagaagagacttgcttgggccaagaaacatgagcaatggacagactggtggaaatctgtYctttggtctgatgagcccaaatttgagatatttggttccaaccgccatgtctttgtgagacgcagagtaagtgaatggatgatctctgcatgtgtggttctcaccatgaagcatggaggaggtggtgtgatggtgcttgctggtgacactgcctgtgatttatttagatttcaaggcacttaaccagcatggctaccatagcattctgaagtgatacgccatcccatctggtttgcacttagtgggacaatcaYttgtttttcaacaggacaatgacccaacacacctccaggatgtgtaagggctatttgaccaagaaggagagtgatggagtgctgcatcagatgacctggcctccacaatcatccaacctcaacccaattgagatggtttgggatgagttggaccgcaaagttaaggaaaagcagccaacaattgctcagcatatgtaggacctccttaaagactgttggaaaggcattccagttgaagctggttgagaaaatgccaagagtgtgcaaagctgtcatcaaggcaaagggtggctactttgaagaatctgaaatataaaatatattttgatKaacacttttttggttactacatgattccatatgtgttattttatagttttgatgtcttcactattattcttcaatgtagaaaatagttaccataaagaaaaacccttgaaagagtaggtgtgtccaaacttttgactggtactgtatatgtatcatATGTCATGAGCATATCATTTATAGGCCTTGAGACACAATTCATGAATGGTTTGTGAGTGTACCGAGTTGGGCCTTGCAGCTCTCGATGGTCTTGTCCAGGCTCCTGATTGGTCTCTTGGGGGCGGTGGTGAGGAGTGATGacccctgttgttgttgttgttgctgctgctgctgctgtactGCCTCACTGAGCTCCTTCAGGTCCATCTCAGCCTTCACACGATCTGTGGCAAATGACACTCGAACTCAACACACAACCGAAACATAACCCCTaaccaaacacacagcacaagACAAGGTgctacaggaggaggagaggttagaTGGGACCCACCCAGGTTGAGATTGAGGATGCTGCCTGTGCCCGGGGCCCTCTCCTGCTTGGGCACCAGACCAGGGGAGAATGGCTTGGGGCTGCCCGTCAAGCTGCCTGCATGGCCCATCTTCACTGACCCAGGGGACGCTGTGGCCAGAACACATAACACTTTAACTGCCACAAATGGTTTGAGTCTTGATCCCAACCCATGTTTTGACTGTGACTATTCTGTAGATAATACCCCTGTGTTAGTTAGTCGTATGAYGTGTTAGAGAGTCAGGAGCATGTTAATTACCGGTGTAGTCCATAGACTCCTCCCCAGCACTGTAGTGGAATGGGGGGTTCCTGggccctctctccatcccatcctgCTCCACGTCAGACCCCGTGTGTACAGAGGAGTTGGTGCTCATGGGAGAGCGAGGCATGTCCGTCAGAGAGATCCTCCGCCCCATCCCGCTCGACAGAGAGCTCTTGCCCAGGAGCATCTTGGGAGACGCGGTCATGTCGAAGTTGAAGCGCATCTTGTCGGGTTTCTCCATCTTCACGGCCCCTGCCCCGGGGTTGGCTGGATCCAGCAGCATCTGGAGCTGGTTGTTGGGCGTGAAGGGGGTGCGGAAGGGGGCGTAGTTAAACACCCCAAACTTCTTGCGGATGTTCTCCACGTAGACCTCCATCTCCTGCATGGCACTGTTGAAGATGCTCTTGGTCTTCTTCACAGAGAAGGGAATCTCCTTGGACATGAGGTAGCAGTTGTTGATGGGAACCCACGCCctacaggagaaaaaaaaaagacagacttGTTAGGAGTAGGATAAGCATAGAACTACTTCAGAGGAGTCCAGGTAAAAACGATGAAAAGTCCCTTCCCATCCTCTCCTTTCATCCAACGGCAAGGCTCACCTGTCATGCTGTCCGAAGAAGCGTGCGTCCACCTGTCCGTCTTTCTCCCGCAGTGCTTTGGCTGGCCAGAARGGGAAGCCCTTCAGCTTGGCCCACACCAGGGGGTGGGTATGACCCTAAGAGGGGAGGCACACCAGGGGAAAGGTCCGATAAGACAGCATAAAACCAGACAGTGGAATAAGATTCGCAAAGACTTTCCTGTGCTCTAAAGAGTGTTTTTGAGATTTCAAATATGACATTTAGGCTAGTCTACATTTGTCTTCGGGACAAACCTAATTGTGACCCCAAGTCACATAGTATGTGGAAGGACAAAAAGTTACATTTACATCTATTCAAAATGTTCATTGCAAAAGACGGTGAGGAAACGTTTGTCTTACACATGGCTCGCAAAACCAGTTGTCCCTCTTTTGGCACGAGGACAGGTAGCACTCTGGACAGACCTCGATTTCATTCATCTGAAACAGACAGCAGTTTYCACATCACTGAAATGGCCATTTTACACATGGGAGggagaaaacaaaaaacacaacccAGGCTGGCATTTTAGTCATCGTGTAAAAATGACTCACTTCATGTTCACAGATCTTCACAACGACTTTTGCTGTTGCTGTTAGTTTGTGATTACCTGCAACAAAACCAAAAGACAGAAAAGCATGTTCGTAAAAGCCAAGTTGTTGATCTCCAAAACAAGTAGCAGTACAGAAAGGAAACGGTGTTAAGCAGGTGTTTGTGACCTACCACCATTGTAGATGATGCAGTTGTGCAATATCCATTTCATGTCAGCCAAGAAGGCTTCCGTGCAGccatacattttctttttcatATTCTACAAATATAGCAGagaaaaatgtacagtattagatGACACCATTTCGACTTCAGTTGAATTCACTTATGGCATGTAGTCGCTCTAGATAAAAGCGCCTGCGAAATGACAAATGGGAATGTAACGGTACCTTCTCCAGTGTTGCGAGGTCCATAGCATGGAATATGTACTCGGCATAGTCAGGGTGCTGCTCCAGAGACACAGGCTTCCAGAAGGGCTCAGTCTGCCCAGAGAGGAAACAGTCACAGGCATCAGTTCTCATAAACACACCATTCAACCAAAAGCCCTCTCTGACTCACAGTGGGCACCTGGAGGATGTCAAAAGAACTATCAATGTCAATGaacgactcggtactggtactccctgtatatagccatgttattttctactagctattgttattcgttattcactgtgtacttATTCCTTGAGTCACTATTTCAACAACAAARAatgtatctttaactctgcattgttggaaaaggacacgttaagtaagcatttcactgttagtctatgcCGGTTGTTCACTAAGAATGTGACACacaaaatgtgatttaaaaatgtgatttgaactTACCCCTGGCTGTTTCATCTTCTGGAGGGCAAACTTCAGCAGGTATGAGAGCTGATCTATCGTTAGCATGGTCATGGCTTTGCTCTGTGTCTCTATGCACTCTGCtactgtgattttctggaaacattttaaaaagtcaggGCAAAGTACCAATGACAAACAGTAGCTGGTAAAACCAAAAGGGATACTATACCAAGCACAGGGACTGGGCTAACCCACAACAGTCTGCTAGGCTGGCTATTAACTATGCATCTGTGTTATGATCTATAGGAGACAAAAGTACTAGTCCTCATAGCAGCGAAATCCATTTACAGAGGGAAGATATAGATCCTGCCCACTTTATGTTTGCCCTCCAAACAGGCTTGGGCTCGATTCCATTTCAATTCGAGACTTAAAATGTGCCATGTCTATTATCCTTTTTATAGAATAATACACTATGAAAGTCACACGTCATTTTCCAGGAAGAAGCCTTGTAGTTTTTGAACTTTTGTAGGCTTTTTGAATGGTCTTCAAATGGGGAAAAACGTAGCRCAATGGTCTTCAGCGCAATAATTGGCAGAAGTAAACTCATCCAcaaacacaaatattattttatacatatCTTAAAATGACCGCGTTTTCACGAATTGTATGATATCATCGTCAAAACCACTCAAAAGGTTAGGGAACTGACCCCGGAAGTATGGGTATAAGTATTTTTACATTATTTACTTGAAATTAAGAATTGAAATTGACCCAAGCCTGCCTCCAACCCCATCACCTGACACCAAAAGAGCAAGCGGATATTAAGCTAGTGCTAAAGCGAAAAGGTGCCGGGGAACACTCCCACAACATGCGCACGTATATACACCTACGCGGCACACACACAAGCGAGTACCTCACACTCTGGACAGAACCAGTCGCCCTCGGGCTCTGCTGGCAGTTTGAGGCACTTGGCATGGTACACCCTCGGGCAGAGCTCACAGCAGAGCACCTGGCCCTCGCGGTGGCACAGCCAACAGTAGAAGTCATTCCTGCCGTCCTGCGGTACAACATCAACAGGGTCTGTGGTGAGTGATGGCTGCTTCACATAGTAAAAGGGACCATGTCTTAGCTCTGACTGAAATGCGGCAAGAGAAACAGGGGGCGGGTTTCAAAACACACgcagaaaacaaacacaaaaggTGCAGtgcaacagaacacagagagaaatacacaGTGGCAAGTAAGGCAGGGTAATAAGCAAGCAGGCACCAAAACACAAGACTGTTTTGGTTGGTCTCGTCAATATCAATGTAGGTCTGTCTATAAGATAGTAATTATCTATAGCAGAAGTTTGTGTTTTTGTCATCTGTTTATGTCGTCACAGACTAAATGCAATTTGATTGTTGA contains:
- the LOC111966227 gene encoding MYND-type zinc finger-containing chromatin reader ZMYND8 isoform X5, translating into MHPQSLAEEEVKTESEGVEGMDVSVRSKVSDPGSAERALVAQKRKVSSPTHSSNGHSPSDTSPSPLKKKKKPGAVHSNNKDQKITVAECIETQSKAMTMLTIDQLSYLLKFALQKMKQPGTEPFWKPVSLEQHPDYAEYIFHAMDLATLEKNMKKKMYGCTEAFLADMKWILHNCIIYNGGNHKLTATAKVVVKICEHEMNEIEVCPECYLSSCQKRDNWFCEPCGHTHPLVWAKLKGFPFWPAKALREKDGQVDARFFGQHDRAWVPINNCYLMSKEIPFSVKKTKSIFNSAMQEMEVYVENIRKKFGVFNYAPFRTPFTPNNQLQMLLDPANPGAGAVKMEKPDKMRFNFDMTASPKMLLGKSSLSSGMGRRISLTDMPRSPMSTNSSVHTGSDVEQDGMERGPRNPPFHYSAGEESMDYTASPGSVKMGHAGSLTGSPKPFSPGLVPKQERAPGTGSILNLNLDRVKAEMDLKELSEAVQQQQQQQQQQQGSSLLTTAPKRPIRSLDKTIESCKAQLGIDGISEDVYKGVEHSDSEDSEKSDSSDSEYLSDEEHRQKSATHDDKDKAERESRKRXKASAQGEDKEAVTETRDKKNSEALLKDRQGINGPERDSQEKPRTPQTQPPTDMPKAPEGRAGAPRTLAGPDQDSDSERELVIDLGDEQGGRDRKARREPGAVVAKAMKEPLGTKLEGKFPAAVTPSPASATLSNLKDPSQPLINPPLNLPSSTGSGQPNTALSTTPSPAPTSAPTLSSAASAVKKQRPLLPKETAQAVQRTVVWNPANKFQTSSQKWHMQKVQRQQQQEEQPSTPTQTQVPVPVQVPTQTQAQTRSPQQLQSQQQLPASSSMRYQTRQAAKAVQQKDGPQTSTSSVTLVTSGASSSSSYLAGDFQIPTASADVAADIAKYTNKMMETIKGTMTEIYNDLSKSTSGNTIAEIRRLRIEIEKLQWLHQQELSEMKHNLELTMAEMRQSLEQERERLVAEVKKQMEVEKQQAVDDTKKKQWCANCRKEAIFYCCWNTSYCDYPCQQAHWPEHMKSCTQSATASQQEPEAESTSDPSAKPPGHSSSAQTPSGTGSAATDKGPSPTCCVDKSKDSASVTVP